In the genome of Saccharomonospora viridis DSM 43017, one region contains:
- a CDS encoding inorganic diphosphatase, with the protein MEFDVTIEIPKGERNKYEMDHETGRIRLDRTLFTATQYPADYGFIDDTLGQDGDPLDVLVIVQEPTFPGCLIRCRAIGMYRMTDEKGPDDKVLAVPSDDPRMEHLRDIHHLNEFHKLEVEHFFQVYKDLEPAKSVEGSTWVSRAEAEAEIQRSYERYAAQVKKEQEQTTEV; encoded by the coding sequence GTGGAGTTCGACGTCACGATCGAAATCCCCAAGGGGGAACGTAACAAGTACGAGATGGACCACGAAACAGGGCGAATCAGGCTCGATCGCACCCTGTTCACGGCCACCCAGTATCCGGCCGACTACGGGTTCATCGACGACACGCTGGGCCAGGACGGCGACCCGCTCGACGTTCTCGTCATTGTTCAGGAACCGACGTTCCCCGGCTGCTTGATCCGGTGCAGGGCCATCGGCATGTACCGCATGACCGACGAGAAGGGTCCGGACGACAAGGTGCTGGCCGTTCCGTCCGACGACCCGCGCATGGAGCACCTGCGGGACATCCACCACCTGAACGAGTTCCACAAGCTCGAGGTCGAGCACTTCTTCCAGGTCTACAAGGACCTGGAGCCCGCCAAGAGCGTCGAGGGCTCCACGTGGGTCAGTCGCGCGGAAGCCGAGGCCGAGATCCAGCGGTCCTACGAGCGTTACGCCGCTCAGGTGAAGAAGGAGCAGGAGCAGACCACCGAGGTGTGA
- a CDS encoding gamma carbonic anhydrase family protein — protein MPMFAFEGVSPTVHPEAWIAPTATLIGDVVVEKNASVWYGAVLRGDFGRIIVREGANIQDNTVVHVNDGVCEIGRNATIGHSCIVHDCTIGEQALVGNGSIVLDKAVVGARSLIAAGATVTPNTRVPDETIAKGSPAKDFTPLTATAKGWVDHNAEVYRALARRHAEGIERL, from the coding sequence ATGCCGATGTTCGCCTTCGAGGGCGTGAGCCCCACTGTGCACCCGGAAGCCTGGATCGCCCCGACCGCGACGTTGATCGGGGACGTCGTCGTGGAGAAGAACGCCTCGGTGTGGTACGGGGCGGTGCTTCGAGGCGACTTCGGGCGCATCATCGTGCGGGAGGGCGCCAACATCCAGGACAACACGGTCGTGCACGTCAACGACGGGGTGTGTGAGATCGGTCGGAATGCCACGATCGGGCACTCCTGCATCGTCCACGACTGCACGATCGGGGAGCAGGCGTTGGTGGGCAACGGCTCCATCGTGCTGGACAAGGCCGTCGTGGGCGCCCGGAGTCTGATCGCGGCCGGGGCGACCGTCACCCCCAACACCCGGGTACCGGACGAGACGATCGCCAAGGGCAGCCCGGCGAAGGACTTCACCCCTCTCACCGCCACGGCGAAGGGATGGGTGGATCACAACGCCGAGGTGTACCGCGCGTTGGCGCGCAGGCACGCCGAGGGCATCGAACGGCTGTGA